A genomic segment from Malaclemys terrapin pileata isolate rMalTer1 chromosome 1, rMalTer1.hap1, whole genome shotgun sequence encodes:
- the GOLT1B gene encoding vesicle transport protein GOT1B, giving the protein MISLTDTQKIGMGLTGFGVFFLFFGMILFFDKALLAIGNVLFVAGLAFVIGLERTFRFFFQKHKMKATVFFLGGVLIVLIGWPLIGMILEMYGFFLLFRGFFPVVVGFIRRVPVLGYLLNLPGISSLVDKAGESNNMV; this is encoded by the exons ATGATTTCCCTCACCGACACCCAGA AGATTGGAATGGGATTAACGGGCTTTGgtgtgtttttccttttctttggaaTGATTCTCTTTTTTGACAAAGCACTTTTGGCTATTGGAAAT GTTTTATTTGTGGCTGGCTTGGCTTTTGTTATTGGTTTAGAAAGAACATTTAGATTCTTCTTCcaaaaacacaaaatgaaagCAACAGTCTTTTTCTTGGGTGGTGTGCTTATAGTTCTCATTGGTTGGCCCTTGataggaatgatccttgaaatgtatggatttttccttttattcag GGGTTTCTTTCCTGTGGTGGTTGGTTTTATTAGAAGAGTGCCAGTCCTTGGATATCTCTTGAATTTACCTGGTATAAGCTCG CTTGTAGATAAAGCTGGAGAAAGCAACAACATGGTATAA